The following DNA comes from bacterium.
ACGCCCTGGTCACGGGTAAAAAGGGGCTCGCCGTGGTCGTCCTCACCGCCGACTGCATCCCGGTCCTCCTGGCCGACGAGGGGGGGAGCGTGGCGGGGGCGGTCCATGCCGGCCGCCGGGGCGCCCTGGCCGACACGGTGGGAGCGGCGCTGGAGTTCATCGAGCGGCGCTTCGGTGCGGAGCCGCCCTCCCTCTTCGCGCACGTGGGCCCCGGTATCGGACCCTGCTGTTACGAGGTATCGGACGCAATCGCCGACGAAATCGCCTGTCGCTGGGGGGAGCGGTTCGTCCGCCGGGTTCCGGACGGCGGCCCCCGTCTGGACCTCCCCGGCCTCGTCCGGCACCAGCTCCTTGCGCGCGGGGTGGACCCGGACCGGATCACGGCCTCGGGCGACTGCACCCGGTGCCGAAGCGACCGCTACTGGAGCCACCGGGCCCTGGGGGAGGCGGCGGGCCGCATGGCCACGGGCGTGCTCCTCGAGGGCTGATAATCCCTCACACGATATCCATTTTTCAAGTACAATCACAGCGATTGAGAGCAACTTCGGGGTATAACCGATAAACTTGTACGCCGATTTGGAAGGGCCGAGTTAGTACCACTAGAGGTTCTTAGGCTTTTATTTACGCACCTTATACAAACAGGATATGAATCTAGAAAAGACACCATCGGGGCGCTATTTCAAGCTTCATGAGGAAGTTTTCGCTTTCATTCCCGAGCCACTACCACCGAAGATAGATTATGATAAAGAGATGATAAATCTTCTCGTCGAAGCCAACGGAGCCTTGGGCGAGCTTCGGGGGTTGGCTCGGATGACACCCGATCCAAACCTTTTCGTCCGTCCCTTTATGAATCGTGAAGCTGTACTCTCGTCGAAGATCGAAGGTACGGAAACGGAAATCGAAGAGCTACTGGCGTACCAGGGCGGTCAGCTACGGCTTCCCGTCCAACCCGGTGAACCCGCTCAGAGGGATTTACGTGAGGTTGTGAATTATGTGGCGGCGATGAACTACGGCCTGAAACGCCATACCGAATTTCCGATATCGTTGCGGTTGATCCGTGAGCTGCACAAACGCTTGATGTACCGTGTGCGTGGATCGCAAGCCGCTCCAGGTGAATTCCGCCGTAACCAGAACTTCATCGGGAAGCTGGGTTCGACCATCGAGGAAGCCAGGTACATACCACCGCTCATCACCGAGATGCACGAATCCCTGGATGGCTTAGAAAAGTACATTCACGGCTCATCTGACGATGACCGGCTTATCCGGCTTGCATTGATACATTATCAGTTCGAAGCGATTCACCCTTTCAGCGACGGAAACGGAAGGGTGGGCAGGTTGTTAATCTCGCTTTTAACCGTGTTCTGGGAACTCCTACCGCTGCCTCTTTTATATCTGAGCGCATATCTTGAAAGAAATCGCGATGAATACAACAAATCCCTGAACCGGATAAGCACGGAAGGTGATTGGTCTGGTTGGTTGAAATTCTTTCTGCGCGGTGTCAGAGAACAGGCCCTGGACGCTACTCAAAGATTCCATCAGCTTCTCGACTTGCAGTCCCGTTGGCACCGCAACGTAGAAAATCTCGGCTCAAACAAACCGATGGTGCTGGTAGATATGCTCTTTAAGCAGCCAATCATATCCATACCCCTAGTTCAG
Coding sequences within:
- a CDS encoding Fic/DOC family N-terminal domain-containing protein, whose protein sequence is MNLEKTPSGRYFKLHEEVFAFIPEPLPPKIDYDKEMINLLVEANGALGELRGLARMTPDPNLFVRPFMNREAVLSSKIEGTETEIEELLAYQGGQLRLPVQPGEPAQRDLREVVNYVAAMNYGLKRHTEFPISLRLIRELHKRLMYRVRGSQAAPGEFRRNQNFIGKLGSTIEEARYIPPLITEMHESLDGLEKYIHGSSDDDRLIRLALIHYQFEAIHPFSDGNGRVGRLLISLLTVFWELLPLPLLYLSAYLERNRDEYNKSLNRISTEGDWSGWLKFFLRGVREQALDATQRFHQLLDLQSRWHRNVENLGSNKPMVLVDMLFKQPIISIPLVQRLVGYRTYQGAQYCVHGLVERGILHEVAETKQPKLYVALDIVRVTNKPLA
- a CDS encoding polyphenol oxidase family protein codes for the protein MRGARWDVFRVGPATGFTTLRAGNPADDPLDTVRELLDGVAPGAGIARAHQVHGREVYHARGPTSLPYPRADALVTGKKGLAVVVLTADCIPVLLADEGGSVAGAVHAGRRGALADTVGAALEFIERRFGAEPPSLFAHVGPGIGPCCYEVSDAIADEIACRWGERFVRRVPDGGPRLDLPGLVRHQLLARGVDPDRITASGDCTRCRSDRYWSHRALGEAAGRMATGVLLEG